The Euphorbia lathyris chromosome 2, ddEupLath1.1, whole genome shotgun sequence genome includes a window with the following:
- the LOC136219660 gene encoding nuclear/nucleolar GTPase 2-like → MAKSKERKANVSGRPKHSLDTNRSNAPSSEKRSAATVRRLKMYKNKPVRNSKGHILKHELQSKELPNTRIQPDRRWFGNTRVVNQKELEFFREELQDRMKNPYNVILKERKLPLSLLNDHQKQARVHLLDTEPFGDAFGPKRKRKRPKLLAADYESLAIKADGSQDVFEEKHSTYLSAEGDEEDGLRDLVRHTMFEKGQSKRIWGELYKVIDSSDVVVQVLDARDPQGTRCYHLEKHLREHCKHKHMILLLNKCDLVPAWATKGWLRILSKECPALAFHASINKSFGKGSLLSVLRQYARLKSDKQAISVGFVGYPNVGKSSVINTLRTKNVCKVAPIPGETKVWQYITLTKRIFLIDCPGVVYQNNDTETDVVLKGVVRVTNLHDASEHIGEVLKRVKKAHLQRAYKIKDWVDDNDFLFQLCKLSGKLLKGGEADLMTAAKMVLHDWQRGKIPFFVPPPCQEDESLEKPNPYGVDGEGQGEGEGEDSNKKSAALKAIANVISSQQQRNVPVQRDLFSENELKGDGSDAEMHLQPSEMGEDDEINEEDETASEEDEINEEDETAEP, encoded by the exons AGAGGAAGGCGAATGTGTCTGGTAGGCCGAAGCATTCCCTGGATACCAACCGTAGCAATGCACCTAGCAGCGAAAAGCGTAGCGCCGCCACCGTGCGCCGCCTCAAgatgtacaaaaataaacccgTGAGGAACAGCAAAGGGCATATTTTGAAGCACGAATTGCAGTCCAAGGAGCTGCCAAACACGCGCATCCAACCTGATCGTCGCTGGTTTG GAAATACGAGGGTTGTAAATCAGAAAGAGCTTGAATTCTTCCGTGAAGAGCTCCAAGATCGGATGAAAAATCCCTATAATGTCATATTGAAGGAGAGAAAGCTGCCACTGTCCCTTTTAAATGACCATCAGAAG CAAGCCAGAGTGCATCTTCTTGATACAGAGCCTTTTGGGGATGCATTTGGAccaaagaggaagaggaagcgCCCAAAGCTTTTAGCTGCAGATTACGAGTCTCTAGCTATAAAAGCCGATGGTTCTCAGG ATGTTTTTGAGGAGAAGCATAGTACTTATTTATCTGCAGAAGGAGATGAAGAAGATGGGCTAAGGGACCTGGTTCGACATACAATGTTTGAAAAGGGCCAAAGCAAACGTATATGGGGAGAACTCTACAAAGTTATAGACTCATCAGATGTTGTTGTCCAG GTTTTAGATGCCAGAGATCCCCAAGGCACTAGATGCTACCATTTAGAGAAGCATTTGAGAGAGCATTGCAAACATAAACACATGATTCTTCTGTTAAACAAG TGTGATCTTGTTCCGGCGTGGGCTACAAAAGGGTGGTTGAGGATATTATCTAAGGAATGCCCAGCTCTCGCATTCCATGCGAGCATTAACAAGTCTTTCGGCAAG GGTTCTCTTCTATCTGTATTGAGACAATATGCCCGCCTGAAAAGTGACAAGCAAGCAATATCAGTGGGATTTGTTGGGTATCCCAATGTTGGGAAATCATCAGTTATCAATACTTTGCGTACTAAGAAC GTCTGCAAGGTTGCTCCTATCCCGGGCGAGACCAAGGTCTGGCAATATATTACATTAACAAAGCGGATCTTTTTGATTGATTGCCCTGGAGTTGTTTATCAGAATAATGACACCGAAACTGATGTTGTATTGAAGGGTGTG GTACGTGTCACAAATTTGCATGATGCTTCTGAACATATAGGAGAAGTCCTGAAACGTGTCAAGAAGGCGCACCTTCAAAGAGCATACAAAATAAAAGACTG GGTTGATGATAATGATTTTCTATTTCAGCTTTGCAAATTATCGGGGAAACTTTTGAAG GGTGGTGAGGCAGATTTGATGACTGCAGCAAAGATGGTTCTTCATGACTGGCAGAGAGGTAAAATACCCTTCTTTGTTCCGCCACCATGTCAAGAAGATGAGTCGTTAGAGAAACCAAATCCATATGGTGTGGATGGGGAGGGTCAGGGTGAGGGTGAGGGGGAGGATAGTAATAAAAAATCAGCTGCTCTTAAAGCCATTGCAAATGTCATCTCATCCCAGCAACAAAGAAATGTCCCTGTTCAGAGGGATCTTTTTAGTGAGAATGAATTGAAGGGCGATGGAAGTGATGCTGAGATGCATCTGCAGCCGTCAGAGATGGGTGAagacgatgaaataaatgaggAAGACGAAACAGCTTCAGAGGAAGATGAAATAAACGAGGAAGATGAAACAGCTGAACCTTAG